One genomic window of Acomys russatus chromosome 29, mAcoRus1.1, whole genome shotgun sequence includes the following:
- the Paqr7 gene encoding membrane progestin receptor alpha isoform X1, translating to MLAEAAEPRVPSAALRARGVAAAPLSATPTLGHSRQLSALLWLQVPGMAMAVAQKFSHLLSSLWHTGQKPLQPEPVFTVDRAEVPPIFWKPYIYAGYRPLHRSWCFYFRTLFQQHNEAVNVWTHLLAALALLLRLMVLVGSVDFWDDPHARPLFIIVLASFTYLSFSSLAHLLQAKSEFWHYSFFFLDYVGVAVYQFGSALAHFYYAIEPAWHAQVQAIFLPTAAFLAWLSCAGSCYNKYSQKPGLLGRTFQEAPSALAYALDISPVVHRIIVSPLPAEDDPALLYHKCQVFFFLLAAAFFSTVMPESWFPGSCHTFGQGHQVFHVFLVLCTLAQLEAVTLDYHARRPIYEPLHARWPNNFSGLFLLTAAGSILTALLLSQLVRRKLHQKTK from the exons ATGCTGGCGGAGGCGGCTGAGCCCCGGGTGCCCAGCGCCGCCCTCCGGGCTCGGGGCGTGGCTGCCGCCCCTTTATCTGCGACTCCAACGCTGGGACACAGCAGACAGCTCTCAGCTCTGCTCTGGTTACAG GTTCCAGGCATGGCGATGGCAGTAGCCCAGAAGTTCAGCCACCTGTTGTCTAGCCTGTGGCACACGGGCCAGAAGCCTCTGCAGCCGGAGCCCGTGTTCACAGTGGACCGGGCCGAGGTGCCGCCGATCTTCTGGAAGCCGTACATCTACGCTGGCTACCGGCCGCTGCACCGGTCGTGGTGTTTCTACTTCCGCACGCTGTTCCAGCAGCACAACGAGGCTGTGAACGTGTGGACCCACCTGCTGGCGGCCTTGGCTCTGCTGTTGCGGCTGATGGTCTTGGTGGGGAGTGTGGACTTCTGGGACGACCCTCACGCCCGGCCCCTCTTCATCATCGTCCTGGCCTCCTTCACCTATCTCTCCTTCAGCTCCCTGGCTCATCTCCTGCAGGCCAAGTCGGAGTTCTGGCATTACAGCTTCTTCTTCTTGGACTATGTGGGTGTGGCCGTGTACCAGTTTGGCAGTGCCCTGGCGCACTTCTACTATGCCATCGAGCCTGCCTGGCATGCCCAGGTGCAGGCCATTTTCCTACCCACCGCTGCTTTCTTGGCCTGGCTTTCCTGTGCCGGCTCCTGCTACAACAAATACAGCCAGAAGCCAGGCCTGTTGGGCCGCACTTTCCAGGAGGCACCCTCGGCGCTGGCCTATGCACTGGACATCAGCCCCGTGGTGCACCGCATCATAGTGTCCCCTCTCCCTGCCGAGGATGACCCCGCTCTCCTTTATCACAAGTGTCaggtgttttttttccttctggccgCTGCGTTTTTCTCCACCGTTATGCCCGAGAGTTGGTTCCCCGGCAGCTGCCACACCTTTGGGCAGGGACACCAAGTTTTCCATGTCTTTTTGGTGCTGTGCACTCTGGCCCAGCTAGAGGCTGTGACGCTAGACTATCATGCCCGGAGGCCCATCTACGAGCCTTTGCATGCCCGGTGGCCCAACAACTTCTCTGGCCTTTTCCTGCTTACCGCGGCTGGCAGCATCCTTACGGCTCTGCTCCTCAGCCAGCTGGTGCGGCGCAAACTCCATCAGAAGACTAAATGA
- the Paqr7 gene encoding membrane progestin receptor alpha isoform X2 yields MAMAVAQKFSHLLSSLWHTGQKPLQPEPVFTVDRAEVPPIFWKPYIYAGYRPLHRSWCFYFRTLFQQHNEAVNVWTHLLAALALLLRLMVLVGSVDFWDDPHARPLFIIVLASFTYLSFSSLAHLLQAKSEFWHYSFFFLDYVGVAVYQFGSALAHFYYAIEPAWHAQVQAIFLPTAAFLAWLSCAGSCYNKYSQKPGLLGRTFQEAPSALAYALDISPVVHRIIVSPLPAEDDPALLYHKCQVFFFLLAAAFFSTVMPESWFPGSCHTFGQGHQVFHVFLVLCTLAQLEAVTLDYHARRPIYEPLHARWPNNFSGLFLLTAAGSILTALLLSQLVRRKLHQKTK; encoded by the coding sequence ATGGCGATGGCAGTAGCCCAGAAGTTCAGCCACCTGTTGTCTAGCCTGTGGCACACGGGCCAGAAGCCTCTGCAGCCGGAGCCCGTGTTCACAGTGGACCGGGCCGAGGTGCCGCCGATCTTCTGGAAGCCGTACATCTACGCTGGCTACCGGCCGCTGCACCGGTCGTGGTGTTTCTACTTCCGCACGCTGTTCCAGCAGCACAACGAGGCTGTGAACGTGTGGACCCACCTGCTGGCGGCCTTGGCTCTGCTGTTGCGGCTGATGGTCTTGGTGGGGAGTGTGGACTTCTGGGACGACCCTCACGCCCGGCCCCTCTTCATCATCGTCCTGGCCTCCTTCACCTATCTCTCCTTCAGCTCCCTGGCTCATCTCCTGCAGGCCAAGTCGGAGTTCTGGCATTACAGCTTCTTCTTCTTGGACTATGTGGGTGTGGCCGTGTACCAGTTTGGCAGTGCCCTGGCGCACTTCTACTATGCCATCGAGCCTGCCTGGCATGCCCAGGTGCAGGCCATTTTCCTACCCACCGCTGCTTTCTTGGCCTGGCTTTCCTGTGCCGGCTCCTGCTACAACAAATACAGCCAGAAGCCAGGCCTGTTGGGCCGCACTTTCCAGGAGGCACCCTCGGCGCTGGCCTATGCACTGGACATCAGCCCCGTGGTGCACCGCATCATAGTGTCCCCTCTCCCTGCCGAGGATGACCCCGCTCTCCTTTATCACAAGTGTCaggtgttttttttccttctggccgCTGCGTTTTTCTCCACCGTTATGCCCGAGAGTTGGTTCCCCGGCAGCTGCCACACCTTTGGGCAGGGACACCAAGTTTTCCATGTCTTTTTGGTGCTGTGCACTCTGGCCCAGCTAGAGGCTGTGACGCTAGACTATCATGCCCGGAGGCCCATCTACGAGCCTTTGCATGCCCGGTGGCCCAACAACTTCTCTGGCCTTTTCCTGCTTACCGCGGCTGGCAGCATCCTTACGGCTCTGCTCCTCAGCCAGCTGGTGCGGCGCAAACTCCATCAGAAGACTAAATGA